AGCAGTTTGCCCTCAAGTAAGATGAGGGCCCGGGCAGCTGTGCGGATCGGACGCATAGCGCTTTAACCAAGATGACTTTGTCGCAGGAGCAAGACTCAAGCTTGGCTTCGCTTACATTTTTATGGCTCAGTCTCGCGCAAAGTTGTCGTTTCTCGTTCATTGCGTTCTCATACATCACTTCTACTCAGGCATTCGTAGAATGCTTCGACGAGGAAACTTTGAAGGCTTATTTCAGTCATTCACCCGCAACCACGGCTTTTGCTGACGCATTATTTGAAGAACTGAATGATGCTGAAATTGAAGCGCTTATGGATCTGATCGATGAATGCCCGAGTTGCCCAGTGAGTGGTTCGATGCCCTCAGCGCGATGGGGTATTCTAAAGTATTTTAAAGGGACAGGCAGAATGAACTGTACAATCTGATTGTCATGTTGCATGTTTGAGTGATGCGGATGCGTCGATTGAAGGTGAGTGGAAGTGAGGCGGTGTACCACTGTATGACGCGCACGGTGAACGGGGAGGCCTTGTTCGGTGACAGTGAGAAGGAGGTGCTTCGTAAGATGCTGCACCAGATGTCGGATTTTTGCGGGGTACAGGTGCTGACTTACTGCATCATGGGCAATCACTTCCATGTGCTGCTGCGAGTGCCGGACCGGCAGTCGGTGGGGGATGCGGAGCTGATGCGGCGCTACCGTGTGCTGTACCCGCGTCCGACGAAGTACCAGGCGGCCTCG
This window of the Coraliomargarita parva genome carries:
- a CDS encoding transposase, encoding MRRLKVSGSEAVYHCMTRTVNGEALFGDSEKEVLRKMLHQMSDFCGVQVLTYCIMGNHFHVLLRVPDRQSVGDAELMRRYRVLYPRPTKYQAASAAEMARQLEAGGEEAGAIRAKLLARMGDVSEYMKAVKQRFSVW